One segment of Indicator indicator isolate 239-I01 chromosome 23, UM_Iind_1.1, whole genome shotgun sequence DNA contains the following:
- the LOC128974722 gene encoding acrosin-like, protein MKTFLPLLVLLALCQPALAFWNYCGTCGFRPMASYHGTSRVVGGVSAQPGAWPWIVSIQQAVGAGMGHICGGSLISSQWVLTAAHCFVGTGRTYYVLAGITYFNKPGPEAQLRHVRRILLHRGYDNDTMSNDIALLELDQPVQCGYQVQLACVPDASLHVAELTNCWVSGWGATRARAGDLPLGLQEARVYLIDLNICNSSHWYAGAIHSHNLCAGYPQGRIDTCQGDSGGPLVCQAKNADYFWLVGVTSWGTGCARVRKPGIYTSTQHFYRWILVQMGLYPAS, encoded by the exons ATGAAGACATTTCTGcccctccttgtcctgctggccctgTGCCAGCCTGCACTCGCCTTCTGGAACTACTGTGG CACCTGCGGGTTCCGGCCCATGGCCTCCTACCATGGGACCTCGCGCGTCGTGGGTGGCGTCAGCGCCCAGCCAGGGGCTTGGCCCTGGATCGTCAGCATCCAGCAAGCCGTGGGAGCAGGAATGGGGCACATCTGTGGAGGGTCCCTGATCAGCTCCCAGTGGGTGCTCACAGCAGCCCACTGCTTCGTGGGGACCGG CCGCACCTACTACGTTTTGGCCGGGATCACCTATTTCAACAAGCCAGGCCCCGAGGCCCAGCTGCGCCACGTCAGGAGGATCCTGCTGCACCGAGGCTATGACAACGACACCATGAGCAACGACATcgccctgctggagctggaccAGCCTGTGCAGTGTGGCTACCAGGTGCAGCTGGCCTGCGTGCCCGACGCCTCGCTGCACGTCGCAGAGCTCACCAACTGCTGGGTCAGCGGCTGGGGGGCCACCAGGGCCAGAG CTGGGGATTTACCACTTGGGCTGCAGGAGGCCAGAGTCTACCTCATCGACCTCAACATCTGCAACAGCAGCCACTGGTATGCAGGAGCCATCCacagccacaacctctgtgCTGGCTACCCCCAGGGTCGCATCGACACCTGCCAG GGTGACAGTGGTGGTCCTCTGGTGTGCCAGGCCAAAAACGCTGACTACTTCTGGCTGGTGGGGGTGACCAGCTGgggaacaggctgtgccagaGTAAGGAAGCCTGGCATCTACACCTCCACCCAGCACTTCTACAGGTGGATTCTGGTCCAGATGGGACTATACCCAGCATcttaa